The proteins below are encoded in one region of Manis javanica isolate MJ-LG chromosome 8, MJ_LKY, whole genome shotgun sequence:
- the LOC140850692 gene encoding uncharacterized protein isoform X2, whose translation MRVPAGPCGVDVQPVEARDMDMRPVEARGVDVRPVEARGVDVRPVEARDVDMRPVEARGVDVRPVEARGVDVRPVEARDVDMRPVEARGVDVRPVEAHSPEARRWAARLAGSSEDSEEQRRTRGPGQPAPHPSLWSPPRLEEHGAEPEGTATTHSGTRGIHSPRGNWNEWPESVLGLSPPPRPQLTCSRLRAGVPAEGRGAPAPLQDSLHLPWCARWALPRVLITAPGLPAYEPGSSEWRWLLLLARERSPPQRLRGGRPPTFPQPRGFADRALCFLAGTNPSGVWC comes from the coding sequence ATGAGGGTGCCGGCTGGGCCCTGTGGCGTGGATGTGCAGCCTGTGGAGGCCCGTGACATGGACATGCGGCCTGTGGAGGCCCGTGGCGTGGACGTGCGGCCTGTGGAGGCCCGTGGCGTGGACGTGCGGCCTGTGGAGGCCCGTGACGTGGACATGCGGCCTGTGGAGGCCCGTGGCGTGGACGTGCGGCCTGTGGAGGCCCGTGGCGTGGACGTGCGGCCTGTGGAGGCCCGTGACGTGGACATGCGGCCTGTGGAGGCCCGTGGCGTGGACGTGCGGCCTGTGGAGGCCCACAGTCCTGAGGCCCGCCGCTGGGCAGCCAGGCTTGCTGGGTCTTCCGAGGACTCAGAGGAACAGAGGAGGACCAGGGGCCCGGGGCAGCCGGCCCCACACCCTTCACTGTGGAGCCCCCCGAGACTGGAAGAACACGGGGCAGAGCCAGAGGGCACAGCCACCACTCACTCGGGAACGAGGGGCATTCACTCTCCAAGAGGAAACTGGAATGAGTGGCCTGAATCTGTCCTGGGGCTctcgcccccgccccgcccccagctCACATGCAGCCGCCTCCGGGCGGGGGTGCCAGCCGAGGGAAGGGGCGCCCCGGCCCCCCTGCAGGACAGTCTGCATTTGCCTTGGTGTGCCCGCTGGGCCCTGCCGCGGGTCCTCATCACTGCTCCTGGTCTTCCTGCTTACGAGCCGGGGTCTTCTGAGTGGCGGTGGCTCCTCCTGCTGGCCCGAGAACGGTCCCCACCTCAAAGATTGAGGGGTGGCAGGCCTCCAACCTTTCCCCAACCTCGGGGCTTTGCTGACCGAGCTCTCTGCTTCCTAGCAGGCACGAACCCATCAGGAGTCTGGTGCTAG
- the LOC140850692 gene encoding uncharacterized protein isoform X1, translating into MKIDLSDVFGVPDLVMRVPAGPCGVDVQPVEARDMDMRPVEARGVDVRPVEARGVDVRPVEARDVDMRPVEARGVDVRPVEARGVDVRPVEARDVDMRPVEARGVDVRPVEAHSPEARRWAARLAGSSEDSEEQRRTRGPGQPAPHPSLWSPPRLEEHGAEPEGTATTHSGTRGIHSPRGNWNEWPESVLGLSPPPRPQLTCSRLRAGVPAEGRGAPAPLQDSLHLPWCARWALPRVLITAPGLPAYEPGSSEWRWLLLLARERSPPQRLRGGRPPTFPQPRGFADRALCFLAGTNPSGVWC; encoded by the exons atgaaaattgatCTCAGTGATGTGTTCGG GGTTCCAGACCTTGTCATGAGGGTGCCGGCTGGGCCCTGTGGCGTGGATGTGCAGCCTGTGGAGGCCCGTGACATGGACATGCGGCCTGTGGAGGCCCGTGGCGTGGACGTGCGGCCTGTGGAGGCCCGTGGCGTGGACGTGCGGCCTGTGGAGGCCCGTGACGTGGACATGCGGCCTGTGGAGGCCCGTGGCGTGGACGTGCGGCCTGTGGAGGCCCGTGGCGTGGACGTGCGGCCTGTGGAGGCCCGTGACGTGGACATGCGGCCTGTGGAGGCCCGTGGCGTGGACGTGCGGCCTGTGGAGGCCCACAGTCCTGAGGCCCGCCGCTGGGCAGCCAGGCTTGCTGGGTCTTCCGAGGACTCAGAGGAACAGAGGAGGACCAGGGGCCCGGGGCAGCCGGCCCCACACCCTTCACTGTGGAGCCCCCCGAGACTGGAAGAACACGGGGCAGAGCCAGAGGGCACAGCCACCACTCACTCGGGAACGAGGGGCATTCACTCTCCAAGAGGAAACTGGAATGAGTGGCCTGAATCTGTCCTGGGGCTctcgcccccgccccgcccccagctCACATGCAGCCGCCTCCGGGCGGGGGTGCCAGCCGAGGGAAGGGGCGCCCCGGCCCCCCTGCAGGACAGTCTGCATTTGCCTTGGTGTGCCCGCTGGGCCCTGCCGCGGGTCCTCATCACTGCTCCTGGTCTTCCTGCTTACGAGCCGGGGTCTTCTGAGTGGCGGTGGCTCCTCCTGCTGGCCCGAGAACGGTCCCCACCTCAAAGATTGAGGGGTGGCAGGCCTCCAACCTTTCCCCAACCTCGGGGCTTTGCTGACCGAGCTCTCTGCTTCCTAGCAGGCACGAACCCATCAGGAGTCTGGTGCTAG